A single Drosophila ananassae strain 14024-0371.13 chromosome 3L, ASM1763931v2, whole genome shotgun sequence DNA region contains:
- the LOC6495313 gene encoding protein preli-like, whose translation MVVAASTCRTETVFDYSWMNVVVAYWNRYPNPSSTHVLTEDTIQREVRDGKLYSRRLLSKTNPVPKWGARFYNNVPVKIVEDSVLDPVKKTFTTFTRNLGMKKIMKVDEIVVYSEQKDGKTLAVRRAYISSQVFGFSRAIRAFGIERFKSNGNKASNGFNHVLRRMFPHSQLVIHPQPSIATASSASELAVATVATTSSSSGNHNKSETFKSAAKVGYEFFKCHASKIAQLFSVRN comes from the exons ATGGTCGTGGCTGCATCCACCTGCCGCACGGAGACGGTGTTTGACTACAGTTGGATGAACGTTGTGGTTGCCTATTGGAACCGATACCCGAATCCCTCCAGTACACACGTTCTCACGGAAGACACCATCCAGAGGGAGGTGCGGGACGGTAAGCTCTACTCCCGCCGTCTTCTATCCAAGACGAATCCTGTGCCAAAGTGGGGTGCTCGTTTCTACAACAATGTGCCGGTCAAGATTGTTGAGGACTCGGTGCTGGACCCGGTCAAGAAGACCTTCACCACATTCACCCGTAATCTAGGCATGAAGAAGATAATG AAAGTGGATGAGATCGTCGTCTACAGTGAACAGAAGGATGGCAAAACTCTGGCCGTGCGGCGTGCCTACATCAGCTCCCAGGTGTTTGGCTTCTCGCGAGCTATCCGAGCATTTGGAATCGAACGGTTTAAAAGCAACGGAAACAAGGCCTCCAACGGATTCAACCATGTGCTGCGCCGCATGTTCCCACACAGCCAGCTTGTTATACACCCCCAACCATCGATAGCCACCGCATCGTCGGCTAGTGAACTGGCAGTGGCAACAGTCGCCACAACTTCATCGTCGTCCGGCAATCACAACAAATCCGAGACATTCAAGAGCGCCGCCAAAGTGGGCTACGAGTTCTTCAAATGTCACGCATCGAAGATTGCACAGCTATTTTCTGTTAGGAACTGA
- the LOC6495314 gene encoding pyruvate dehydrogenase (acetyl-transferring) kinase, mitochondrial isoform X1, whose amino-acid sequence MRLFPVRLSAASSSMTSLAKMLDFYSGFNPSPLSIKQFMDFGQNACEKKSFIFLRKELPVRLANIMKEIALLPDNLLHTRSVTEVSGWYVKSFEDVLEYEKAEPTHDNLQKFVQDLDLIRNRHNDVVQTMAQGVIEMKENEGGQVDAPTESSIQYFLDRLYMSRISIRMLINQHTLLFGGNPHSGGRHIGCLDPACDLSDVVRDAYENARFLCDQYYLTSPALEIQQHSSEPADNLPIRTVYVPSHLYYMLFELFKNSMRAVVEHHGHDNNDTLPPLKVAICKGKEDICVKISDQGGGIPRSQTDQLFKYMYSTAPQPSKSDLHTVPLAGYGYGLPISRLYARYFHGDIVLLSCEGFGTDAIIYLKALSDEANELLPIFNKTSSKFYRATVPTGDWSNQSSDMNARQLSASTPKRYSDFVQDA is encoded by the exons ATGCGCCTGTTCCCAGTCCGGCTCTCGGCCGCCTCCTCGTCGATGACGAGCCTGGCCAAAATGCTCGATTTCTACTCGGGCTTCAATCCATCGCCTCTGTCGATAAAACAGTTCATGGACTTTG GTCAAAATGCCTGCGAAAAGAAATCCTTTATATTCCTGCGAAAAGAGCTACCCGTTCGACTGGCGAACATCATGAAGGAGATCGCCCTCCTCCCTGACAACCTTCTCCACACAAGATCGGTGACCGAGGTGAGTGGCTGGTATGTGAAGAGCTTCGAGGATGTTCTGGAGTACGAGAAAGCAGAACCCACACACGACAATCTTCAAAA ATTTGTGCAAGATTTGGATCTCATCAGGAATCGTCACAACGATGTGGTGCAAACCATGGCCCAGGGTGTCATCGAGATGAAGGAGAACGAGGGCGGCCAGGTGGATGCACCCACCGAGAGCTCCATCCAGTACTTTCTCGACCGCCTCTACATGTCCCGCATCAGCATCCGAATGCTGATCAACCAGCACA CCCTACTCTTTGGCGGCAATCCCCATTCGGGTGGTCGTCATATCGGCTGTTTGGATCCCGCCTGCGATCTGTCGGACGTGGTGCGAGATGCCTACGAGAATGCTCGATTCCTGTGCGATCAGTACTACCTGACCAGTCCGGCGCTGGAGATCCAGCAGCACAGCAGCGAGCCAGCGGACAACCTTCCCATCCGCACCGTTTACGTGCCCTCGCATCTATATTACATGCTCTTCGAACTCTTCAAGAACTCAATGCGAGCGGTGGTGGAGCATCATGGCCATGACAATAATGACACGCTGCCGCCGCTGAAGGTGGCCATCTGCAAGGGCAAGGAGGACATCTGCGTGAAGATCTCAGACCAGGGAGGCGGCATTCCCCGCTCCCAGACGGACCAACTATTCAAGTACATGTACAGCACAGCTCCCCAGCCCTCCAAGTCGGATCTGCATACGGTTCCTTTGGCGGGTTATGGCTACGGCCTGCCGATCTCTCGACTCTATGCTCGGTATTTCCACGGAGATATTGTGCTGCTTTCCTGTGAGGGATTCGGAACAGATGCTATCATATACCTGAAG GCTCTGTCCGATGAGGCCAACGAACTGTTGCCCATTTTCAACAAGACAAGCTCAAAGTTCTATCGCGCCACCGTGCCCACGGGCGACTGGTCCAATCAG AGCTCGGATATGAATGCCCGGCAGCTGTCGGCCAGCACTCCGAAACGCTACAGCGACTTTGTCCAGGACGCCTAA
- the LOC6495314 gene encoding pyruvate dehydrogenase (acetyl-transferring) kinase, mitochondrial isoform X2 has product MRLFPVRLSAASSSMTSLAKMLDFYSGFNPSPLSIKQFMDFGQNACEKKSFIFLRKELPVRLANIMKEIALLPDNLLHTRSVTEVSGWYVKSFEDVLEYEKAEPTHDNLQKFVQDLDLIRNRHNDVVQTMAQGVIEMKENEGGQVDAPTESSIQYFLDRLYMSRISIRMLINQHTLLFGGNPHSGGRHIGCLDPACDLSDVVRDAYENARFLCDQYYLTSPALEIQQHSSEPADNLPIRTVYVPSHLYYMLFELFKNSMRAVVEHHGHDNNDTLPPLKVAICKGKEDICVKISDQGGGIPRSQTDQLFKYMYSTAPQPSKSDLHTVPLAGYGYGLPISRLYARYFHGDIVLLSCEGFGTDAIIYLKALSDEANELLPIFNKTSSKFYRATVPTGDWSNQNFSNRWRYLYGYLKNL; this is encoded by the exons ATGCGCCTGTTCCCAGTCCGGCTCTCGGCCGCCTCCTCGTCGATGACGAGCCTGGCCAAAATGCTCGATTTCTACTCGGGCTTCAATCCATCGCCTCTGTCGATAAAACAGTTCATGGACTTTG GTCAAAATGCCTGCGAAAAGAAATCCTTTATATTCCTGCGAAAAGAGCTACCCGTTCGACTGGCGAACATCATGAAGGAGATCGCCCTCCTCCCTGACAACCTTCTCCACACAAGATCGGTGACCGAGGTGAGTGGCTGGTATGTGAAGAGCTTCGAGGATGTTCTGGAGTACGAGAAAGCAGAACCCACACACGACAATCTTCAAAA ATTTGTGCAAGATTTGGATCTCATCAGGAATCGTCACAACGATGTGGTGCAAACCATGGCCCAGGGTGTCATCGAGATGAAGGAGAACGAGGGCGGCCAGGTGGATGCACCCACCGAGAGCTCCATCCAGTACTTTCTCGACCGCCTCTACATGTCCCGCATCAGCATCCGAATGCTGATCAACCAGCACA CCCTACTCTTTGGCGGCAATCCCCATTCGGGTGGTCGTCATATCGGCTGTTTGGATCCCGCCTGCGATCTGTCGGACGTGGTGCGAGATGCCTACGAGAATGCTCGATTCCTGTGCGATCAGTACTACCTGACCAGTCCGGCGCTGGAGATCCAGCAGCACAGCAGCGAGCCAGCGGACAACCTTCCCATCCGCACCGTTTACGTGCCCTCGCATCTATATTACATGCTCTTCGAACTCTTCAAGAACTCAATGCGAGCGGTGGTGGAGCATCATGGCCATGACAATAATGACACGCTGCCGCCGCTGAAGGTGGCCATCTGCAAGGGCAAGGAGGACATCTGCGTGAAGATCTCAGACCAGGGAGGCGGCATTCCCCGCTCCCAGACGGACCAACTATTCAAGTACATGTACAGCACAGCTCCCCAGCCCTCCAAGTCGGATCTGCATACGGTTCCTTTGGCGGGTTATGGCTACGGCCTGCCGATCTCTCGACTCTATGCTCGGTATTTCCACGGAGATATTGTGCTGCTTTCCTGTGAGGGATTCGGAACAGATGCTATCATATACCTGAAG GCTCTGTCCGATGAGGCCAACGAACTGTTGCCCATTTTCAACAAGACAAGCTCAAAGTTCTATCGCGCCACCGTGCCCACGGGCGACTGGTCCAATCAG AACTTTTCCAATCGTTGGCGTTATTTATATGGTTatttaaagaatttataa
- the LOC6495353 gene encoding PTB domain-containing adapter protein ced-6 — MPYQPANNGGGSTGGSKTAAKMAQLKFWNKQNNNKQQQDKDKDSADGGANNSNTSGNSNGDAKSDTKNGKRNWLHTPEQLINGHAVYLVKFFGNLSVDQPKGIEVVKEAIRKLQFAQQMKKAETGTQEKFKKLEITISIKGVAIQEPRTHKILHQFPLYNISYCADEKGVKKFFSFIAKTVKTKDGSDSISNGHSNGNGDGSPTTEESHECFVFISNKLASDITLTIGQAFDLAYRKYMESTEKTNLNKAQQQISLLQQTVNAYKERLREVSTKLPKSELDALLINLGIKDILEAPRTELPNGVEPASEALSNGKLDDDKLLIDTNSTTASTHSSSPSSFLPIVPPRNNLSSQISIGSKSNSQKMDELLLNSDSDSDFDPRADEIQDNVSNGRNAISNDLFGFEPAKSFGQQLFFNNNDNKLQNNNNTNNSSLLINSNNSSINSSGFSNEMNITPPLLAPPPKIAAPRRLTPGTTGNGLNGNTDLFGSDPFDMNNGPTIFKQNQLNLDDFSLESLDPLRK; from the exons ATGCCTTATCAGCCAGCCAATAACGGCGGAGGGAGTACTGGAGGCAGTAAGACAGCCGCCAAAATGGCCCAACTAAAGTTCTGGAACAAgcagaacaacaacaagcagcagcaggacaaggacaaggacTCGGCCGATGGTGGGGCGAACAATAGCAACACcagcggcaacagcaacggcGATGCCAAGAGCGACACCAAGAACGGCAAGCGCAATTGGCTCCACACGCCGGAGCAGCTCATCAACGGCCACGCGGTCTATCTAGTCAAG TTCTTTGGTAACCTGAGTGTGGACCAGCCCAAGGGCATTGAGGTGGTCAAGGAGGCCATTCGAAAGCTGCAGTTTGCCCAGCAAATGAAGAAGGCGGAGACGGGCACCCAGGAGAAGTTCAAGAAGCTCGAGATCACCATCAGCATCAAGGGCGTGGCCATTCAGGAGCCTCGCACCCACAAGATTCTCCACCAGTTTCCGCTGTACAACATCTCGTATTGTGCGGACGAGAAGGGTGTAAAGAAGTTCTTCAGTTTCATAGCCAAGACGGTCAAGACGAAGGACGGTAGTGATTCCATATCAAATGGTCATTCGAATGGAAATGGAGATGGTAGTCCCACAACGGAGGAGAGCCACGAGTGCTTCGTTTTTATTTCCAACAAACTAGCCTCCGACATAACGCTGACCATCGGTCAGGCCTTTGACTTGGCCTACAG GAAATACATGGAGAGCACTGAGAAGACAAATCTGAACAAGGCGCAGCAGCAGATCAGTCTACTACAGCAGACTGTGAATGCCTACAAGGAGCGATTGCGCGAAGTATCCACCAAATTGCCAAAGTCCGAGCTGGATGCCCTGCTCATCAATCTGGGCATCAAGGACATACTGGAAGCGCCCAGAACTGAGCTACCAAATGGTGTTGAGCCGGCCAGTGAGGCCTTGAGCAATGGAAAGTTGG ATGATGACAAGCTGCTTATTGATACCAACTCCACTACGGCATCCACCCACTCCTCGTCGCCCAGTTCCTTCTTGCCAATAGTCCCGCCGAGGAACAATCTCTCCAGCCAGATCAGCATTGGCAGCAAGAGCAACAGCCAGAAGATGGACGAACTGCTGCTGAACTCCGATTCGGATAGTGATTTTGATCCACGGGCCGATGAGATTCAGGATAATGTTAGCAATGGCCGGAATGCGATCAGTAATGATCTGTTTGGCTTCGAGCCGGCCAAGAGTTTTGGCCAGCAGCTATTCTtcaacaacaacgacaacaagttgcagaacaacaacaacacgaACAACAGCAGCTTACTgatcaacagcaacaacagcagcatcaATAGCAGTGGCTTCTCCAACGAGATGAACATAACGCCGCCATTGT TGGCCCCGCCGCCAAAGATTGCTGCTCCCAGACGCCTAACCCCGGGCACCACCGGCAATGGCTTGAATGGAAACACGGATCTTTTCGGATCAGATCCTTTTGATATGAACAATGGACCCACTATTTTTAAG cAAAATCAGCTAAACCTTGATGACTTCTCCCTGGAGAGTCTGGATCCTCTGCGCAAGTAG
- the LOC6495354 gene encoding transmembrane protein 14 homolog → MPVDWFGYVYAATVAAGGIMGYAKAASIPSLAAGLSFGALLGYGAHLNSQEQPRPLLQLGTSLFLAGLMGARWNRSGKLMPAGVVCMLSIAALVKNVMTYNRYLPLPTSTKGS, encoded by the exons ATGCCTGTGGATTGGTTTGGATATGTTTACGCCGCCACGGTGGCTGCCGGCGGTATTATGGGCTACGCCAAGGCAG CCTCAATTCCGTCACTGGCTGCTGGCTTGTCTTTTGGAGCTCTTCTGGGATATGGAGCTCACCTGAACTCCCAGGAACAACCCCGACCTCTGCTTCAACTTGGAACTTCCCTCTTCTTGGCCGGACTTATGGGTGCCCGTTGGAATCGCTCCGGAAAGTTAATGCCCGCCGGCGTGGTCTGCATGCTCTCTATTGCGGCTCTCGTCAAGAATGTGATGACCTACAATCGCTACTTGCCGCTGCCCACAAGCACAAAGGGGTCATAA